The following proteins are encoded in a genomic region of Necator americanus strain Aroian chromosome II, whole genome shotgun sequence:
- a CDS encoding hypothetical protein (NECATOR_CHRII.G7253.T1): MRTLKLQRDYVLARKFPQSDIRKIRAVFDVAFDSDHRPILLSFKIRFYERHRGVPPQSKIDMAGLKDDECRTKFRQRVSIHVGVRITKKLSDADSFIKCILDAARETIPVLLPRKKFAFASAETQFTYNSVFVARSAGDFNQEKRLRRKLRRQLQQDRDNEWTSRAMEFEKAWEDRNTRKAYALLKQYSGKMKRCSPVLNTANVVAVGEATLPIWKEHFKALLNRLAPSAPELEHVHRLTYAVNEGPPTESEVLVCIQKMKNGKSGGDDGISAEMLNYLPPSGIREMTKITRSIWIDERIPDSWRHAIIIPLHKKLSVTDPRNYRGISLLRVMYKVLERIILDLLIKHREEITRRASWLPSWSIYD; encoded by the coding sequence atgaggactcttaagctccagcgcgactacgttctggcgaggaagtttcctcagtcagatatccgaaaaattAGAGCTGTTTttgacgtcgcgttcgactctgaccaccgtccgattcttctcagcttcaagatacggttctaCGAGAGGCACCGAGGAGTACCTCCTCaatcgaaaatcgacatggcaggtctgaaagacgatgaatgcagaacaaaattccgccaacgtgtgtctattcatgttggagtacggattacgaagaagcttagcgatgcggattccttcataAAGTGCATCCtagacgctgcaagggaaacgatcccagttctattgccgcggaagaagtttgcctttgcatctgcggaaacacaattcacatacaattctgtatttgtcgcgcgcagcgctggtgacttcaaccaggaaaagcgtcttagaaggaagctgcgtcgtcaactgcaacaagaccgcgataacgagtggacgtcaagagcgatggagtttgagaaggcgtgggaggacaggaacacgcggaaagcctacgctctactaaaacagtatagcggcaaaatgaaaagatgttcccctgtcctcaacactgccaatgtggtagctgtcggtgaagcaacccttccaatttggaaggaacacttcaaggccttgctgaaccggctagcaccatcagctcctgaactcgaacacgttcatagactgACGTATGCAGTTAACGAGgggccaccgaccgagtcggaggttctggtctgtattcaaaaaatgaagaatggaaaatctggtggagacgacgggattagcgcagaaatgttaaattatcttcctccgtctgggatccgtgagatgacaaagatcacccgttcaatatggatagacgaaaggatacctgattcgtggagacacgctattataattcccctccacaagaagttatccgtcacggaccccaggaattatcgaggaatctctttgctgcgtgttatgtacaaggtattggagcgcattatcctggacttACTCATCAAACATCGTGAAGAAATAACGCGACGAGCAAGTTGGCTTCCGTCCTggtcgatctacgattga
- a CDS encoding hypothetical protein (NECATOR_CHRII.G7254.T1) encodes MWISPRPRTGIRVDEQPIELVDEFCYLGCTLKNNGSCKKDIQQRCANKPTVTSLTKCLWSTTITNEVKLRVYLSAIRPITMYGSET; translated from the coding sequence atgtggatctccccgagacctcgaacgggaatcagggtggacgaacaaccgatagaactcgttgatgagttctgttacttgggctgtacgctgaagaacaacggcagctgcaagaaagatattcagcaaagatgcgctaacaAACCCACAGTCacctccttaacgaaatgcttgTGGTCGACcaccatcaccaacgaagtcaagctgcgagtctacctatccgcaattcgccccatcacgatgtacggatcggagacttag
- a CDS encoding hypothetical protein (NECATOR_CHRII.G7255.T1), translating into MERLECTERKLLRKLLGYFWPRVCHNEDLYAEIDVDYRRMIRGRYQHLATPSKAAKVNRLRFFGHILRKPADRLVQRVLKSSSGSSWKKPPSRKRKFWTGVVKEDLRTLGVDRQFRLDVRFCRIWNSDEWIDSVQTLAEDRKAWAELCSRTAHLGEDAGNRVRR; encoded by the coding sequence atggagaggcttgaatgcacggaacgaaagctgctcaGAAagctgcttggctacttttggcccagggtatgccacaatgaagatctttacgcagaaattgatgtggatTACCGGCGGATGATACGTGGAAGATACCAACATCTCGCAACGCCTTCGAaagcggctaaagtaaatcgtcttcgcttctttggtcatatattaaggaaaccggcagatcgccttgtccaacgagttctgaagagttcgtcgggttcgagctggaagaagccacctagccgaaaaagaaagttctggactggggtggtgaaagaggatctgaggacacttggcgtgGATAGGCAATTCAGGCTAGACGTAAGGTTTtgcagaatatggaacagtgacgaatggattgattctgtgcaaactctcgcagaagatcgaaaagcttgggcagagctatgttcaaggacggcacacctcggcgaagatgcgggtaatcgcgtcaggcgatga
- a CDS encoding hypothetical protein (NECATOR_CHRII.G7256.T1) gives MGGIISSETNIEGNVPLQRLAGQGAISDNDPFWNNLLSFNLKIDDYDAKQAKAFDDSLNNFLQSLMYNTQTSGNFAAFIRVFLRRSTELKTSEQYDNKIYLWQTANALIILRYICKFLTQRMNESEFVRVFATSASAPSSSLSSSDEAESEDENQSESGQLYCNTAEKLLDTLIDILADLPVNDNTMAIHVEAVKCLITMLSSQLYHESVVNTSVVFSYFITGACSKRAAILTKTMLRNYLIHNSEYHPLKKNEGGSIVLGIASSFWSMVQAAAGGDDDAEEIQDYPVTLGSLSILLLLNLACHHPAKGCNPFKETLALFQNSQEVSSLTIDKSTFKLDYNALYERLCATACQEPPMLLLYLLLHRNCGFRNFVLSRINLENLVLPVIKILHEGVASSSSNSHHMYLALIVMLILSEDDFFCKIIHETMIRDVDWLESDRPIREISLGGLCVMVFVRTIHKNAIRMRDRYLHTNCLAALANMSSCFKNLSPVVCQKIIALLELLSKRYIKMVEHMRVTAEQEANSGNSLGYHDDVIALEEGIRTLLEIINSTLCGNLRNNPHLIYTLLYHRSLFDSYQQHPMFQDLLANITLVISHFSSKVVHVRSGDGTAMMEIIEKEAMVLPTDRLAKFPELKFRYVEDENTVEFFVPYVWRLTVQHSSILFESSRVKLFNARMLIAGG, from the exons ATGGGTGGAATAATCAGCTCCGAGACAAACATCGAAGGAAATGTACCGTTGCAAAGATTGGCTGGGCAAGGTGCTATTTCTGACAATGATCCATTTTGGAACAATCTGCTGTCGTTCAATTTAAAGATTGACGATTATGACGC GAAGCAGGCAAAAGCATTCGACGATTCCTTGAATAACTTCTTGCAATCCTTAATGTACAATACGCAGACCAGTGGCAATTTCGCAGCCTTCATCAGAGTATTTCTCCGCCGCTCAACTGAACTGAAGACTTCTGAGCAGTATGATAA caaaatttaTTTGTGGCAAACGGCTAACGCTTTGATAATACTCCGATATATATGCAAGTTTCTGACgcaacgaatgaatgaaagtgaaTTTGTGAGGGTTTTCGCAACTTCTGCCTCTGCTCCTTCATCGTCTTTGAGTTCGTCTGACGAAG CTGAGTCGGAGGACGAAAATCAGTCAGAATCTGGCCAGTTGTACTGCAATACTGCTGAGAAACTGCTCGATACTTTGATTGATATTTTGGCGGATCTGCCTGTGAA CGACAACACTATGGCCATACACGTCGAAGCGGTGAAGTGTCTCATTACTATGCTCAGCTCTCAGCTATACCATGAAAGTGTGGTCAACACATCTGTTGTCTTTTCGTACTTTATAACTGGAGCCTG TAGCAAGCGGGCAGCAATTCTCACAAAAACAATGCTGCGGAACTATTTGATTCACAACAGCGAATATCACCCcttgaagaagaatgaaggagGAAGTATCGTTCTTGGAATAGCTT CATCATTTTGGTCAATGGTACAGGCAGCCGCTGGTGGAGATGATGATGCTGAAGAGATTCAAGATTATCCAGTAACCTTAGGAAGTTTGAGCATTCTGCTGTTGCTCAACTTGGCATGTCATCATCCTGCGAAAGGGTGCAATCCATTCAAAGAAACATTAGCACTATTCCAAAACTCTCAAG AGGTGTCCAGTCTTACTATTGACAAATCTACATTTAAACTGGATTACAATGCACTTTATGAAAGACTGTGTGCTACAGCATGTCAAGAACCACCTATGCTGTTGCTCTACTTGCTTCTTCACCGTAACTGCGGTTTCaggaattttgttttgtcgAGGATAAATCTTGAAAACCta GTTCTGCCAGTAATCAAAATCCTTCATGAGGGTGTGGCTTCATCATCTTCAAACTCACATCACATGTATCTCGCCTTAATTGTTATGTTAATCTTAAGTGAGGACGATTTCTTCTGCAAGATCATACATGAAACG ATGATTCGTGATGTTGATTGGCTAGAAAGTGATCGACCAATCCGAGAAATATCACTGGGAGGTCTTTGTGTTATGGTGTTTGTACGAACTATACATAAGAATGCTATTCGCATGAGG GATCGTTATTTGCATACGAACTGTCTTGCAGCTCTAGCTAATATGTCGTCGTGCTTCAAAAACCTTTCACCTGTAGTATGTCAAAAGATAATAGCACTTCTAGAG CTGCTGAGCAAACGCTATATTAAAATGGTCGAACATATGCGGGTGACTGCGGAGCAGGAGGCTAACTCTGGAAACTCACTGGGATAT CATGATGACGTTATTGCACTAGAAGAGGGAATTCGTACCCTATTGGAAATCATTAACAGTACGCTCTGCGGTAACCTTCGCAATAATCCACATCTGATCTACACCCTATTATACCATCGTAGTTTATTCGATTCGTATCAGCAGCATCCGATGTTCCAG GATCTGCTCGCTAATATTACACTTGTAATATCGCACTTTTCCTCCAAGGTGGTCCATGTTAGATCAGGCGACGGAACAGCAATGatggaaattattgaaaaagaagCTATGGTGCTACCAACTGATCGTTTGGCCAAATTTCCAGAATTGAAATTCAG GTACGTAGAAGACGAAAACACTGTGGAATTCTTCGTACCATATGTGTGGCGATTAACGGTGCAGCATTCGAGTATTCTTTTCGAAAGTTCTAGAGTGAAACTCTTTAATGCCCGCATGCTTATAGCTGGTGGCTGA
- a CDS encoding hypothetical protein (NECATOR_CHRII.G7256.T2), whose product MEIQNDREQDHMRRFRREAQDRRTHHLRNMTTYLPATFSSWIDGKHFPAKRLSMGGIISSETNIEGNVPLQRLAGQGAISDNDPFWNNLLSFNLKIDDYDAKQAKAFDDSLNNFLQSLMYNTQTSGNFAAFIRVFLRRSTELKTSEQYDNKIYLWQTANALIILRYICKFLTQRMNESEFVRVFATSASAPSSSLSSSDEAESEDENQSESGQLYCNTAEKLLDTLIDILADLPVNDNTMAIHVEAVKCLITMLSSQLYHESVVNTSVVFSYFITGACSKRAAILTKTMLRNYLIHNSEYHPLKKNEGGSIVLGIASSFWSMVQAAAGGDDDAEEIQDYPVTLGSLSILLLLNLACHHPAKGCNPFKETLALFQNSQEVSSLTIDKSTFKLDYNALYERLCATACQEPPMLLLYLLLHRNCGFRNFVLSRINLENLVLPVIKILHEGVASSSSNSHHMYLALIVMLILSEDDFFCKIIHETMIRDVDWLESDRPIREISLGGLCVMVFVRTIHKNAIRMRDRYLHTNCLAALANMSSCFKNLSPVVCQKIIALLELLSKRYIKMVEHMRVTAEQEANSGNSLGYHDDVIALEEGIRTLLEIINSTLCGNLRNNPHLIYTLLYHRSLFDSYQQHPMFQDLLANITLVISHFSSKVVHVRSGDGTAMMEIIEKEAMVLPTDRLAKFPELKFRYVEDENTVEFFVPYVWRLTVQHSSILFESSRVKLFNARMLIAGG is encoded by the exons ATGGAAATTCAAAACGACCGAGAGCAAGATCACATGCGACGATTCCGAAGAGAGGCTCAGGACCGTCGAACTCATCACCTACGGAACATGACTA CTTACTTGCCGGCAACTTTCTCGTCCTGGATTGATGGGAAGCACTTCCCCGCAAA GAGGCTTAGTATGGGTGGAATAATCAGCTCCGAGACAAACATCGAAGGAAATGTACCGTTGCAAAGATTGGCTGGGCAAGGTGCTATTTCTGACAATGATCCATTTTGGAACAATCTGCTGTCGTTCAATTTAAAGATTGACGATTATGACGC GAAGCAGGCAAAAGCATTCGACGATTCCTTGAATAACTTCTTGCAATCCTTAATGTACAATACGCAGACCAGTGGCAATTTCGCAGCCTTCATCAGAGTATTTCTCCGCCGCTCAACTGAACTGAAGACTTCTGAGCAGTATGATAA caaaatttaTTTGTGGCAAACGGCTAACGCTTTGATAATACTCCGATATATATGCAAGTTTCTGACgcaacgaatgaatgaaagtgaaTTTGTGAGGGTTTTCGCAACTTCTGCCTCTGCTCCTTCATCGTCTTTGAGTTCGTCTGACGAAG CTGAGTCGGAGGACGAAAATCAGTCAGAATCTGGCCAGTTGTACTGCAATACTGCTGAGAAACTGCTCGATACTTTGATTGATATTTTGGCGGATCTGCCTGTGAA CGACAACACTATGGCCATACACGTCGAAGCGGTGAAGTGTCTCATTACTATGCTCAGCTCTCAGCTATACCATGAAAGTGTGGTCAACACATCTGTTGTCTTTTCGTACTTTATAACTGGAGCCTG TAGCAAGCGGGCAGCAATTCTCACAAAAACAATGCTGCGGAACTATTTGATTCACAACAGCGAATATCACCCcttgaagaagaatgaaggagGAAGTATCGTTCTTGGAATAGCTT CATCATTTTGGTCAATGGTACAGGCAGCCGCTGGTGGAGATGATGATGCTGAAGAGATTCAAGATTATCCAGTAACCTTAGGAAGTTTGAGCATTCTGCTGTTGCTCAACTTGGCATGTCATCATCCTGCGAAAGGGTGCAATCCATTCAAAGAAACATTAGCACTATTCCAAAACTCTCAAG AGGTGTCCAGTCTTACTATTGACAAATCTACATTTAAACTGGATTACAATGCACTTTATGAAAGACTGTGTGCTACAGCATGTCAAGAACCACCTATGCTGTTGCTCTACTTGCTTCTTCACCGTAACTGCGGTTTCaggaattttgttttgtcgAGGATAAATCTTGAAAACCta GTTCTGCCAGTAATCAAAATCCTTCATGAGGGTGTGGCTTCATCATCTTCAAACTCACATCACATGTATCTCGCCTTAATTGTTATGTTAATCTTAAGTGAGGACGATTTCTTCTGCAAGATCATACATGAAACG ATGATTCGTGATGTTGATTGGCTAGAAAGTGATCGACCAATCCGAGAAATATCACTGGGAGGTCTTTGTGTTATGGTGTTTGTACGAACTATACATAAGAATGCTATTCGCATGAGG GATCGTTATTTGCATACGAACTGTCTTGCAGCTCTAGCTAATATGTCGTCGTGCTTCAAAAACCTTTCACCTGTAGTATGTCAAAAGATAATAGCACTTCTAGAG CTGCTGAGCAAACGCTATATTAAAATGGTCGAACATATGCGGGTGACTGCGGAGCAGGAGGCTAACTCTGGAAACTCACTGGGATAT CATGATGACGTTATTGCACTAGAAGAGGGAATTCGTACCCTATTGGAAATCATTAACAGTACGCTCTGCGGTAACCTTCGCAATAATCCACATCTGATCTACACCCTATTATACCATCGTAGTTTATTCGATTCGTATCAGCAGCATCCGATGTTCCAG GATCTGCTCGCTAATATTACACTTGTAATATCGCACTTTTCCTCCAAGGTGGTCCATGTTAGATCAGGCGACGGAACAGCAATGatggaaattattgaaaaagaagCTATGGTGCTACCAACTGATCGTTTGGCCAAATTTCCAGAATTGAAATTCAG GTACGTAGAAGACGAAAACACTGTGGAATTCTTCGTACCATATGTGTGGCGATTAACGGTGCAGCATTCGAGTATTCTTTTCGAAAGTTCTAGAGTGAAACTCTTTAATGCCCGCATGCTTATAGCTGGTGGCTGA
- a CDS encoding hypothetical protein (NECATOR_CHRII.G7257.T2) produces the protein MPLMLLRIPVAVAATLYFLGIGCVYVVLSSSQTLSIESEIIAFDSSQQLRKFSSLIFQDADNLLYVLNSQSILKVVVFNQWLLLFYCCQ, from the exons atgcctttaatgttgcTGCGAATTCCCGTTGCAGTTGCGGCAACCTTGTATTTCCTTGGTATTGGCTGTGTTTATGTTGTGCTATCATCTTCCCAGACACTATCTATTGAAAGTGAAATCATCGCTTTCGACTCGAGCCAACAGctaaggaaattttcttctctgataTTCCAAG ATGCGGACAATCTCCTGTATGTACTCAATTCCCAATCGATTCTAAAAGTAGTTGTTTTCAACCAATGGTTATTGCTGTTCTATTGTTGTCAATGA
- a CDS encoding hypothetical protein (NECATOR_CHRII.G7257.T1), with translation MPLMLLRIPVAVAATLYFLGIGCVYVVLSSSQTLSIESEIIAFDSSQQLRKFSSLIFQGWCKHQKSFETKYTGNDTKMRNMSLVHAWARSFLSNFTLTKTGSFRCGQSPVCTQFPIDSKSSCFQPMVIAVLLLSMMLLVMLILLLFALLHDFPIGIPP, from the coding sequence atgcctttaatgttgcTGCGAATTCCCGTTGCAGTTGCGGCAACCTTGTATTTCCTTGGTATTGGCTGTGTTTATGTTGTGCTATCATCTTCCCAGACACTATCTATTGAAAGTGAAATCATCGCTTTCGACTCGAGCCAACAGctaaggaaattttcttctctgataTTCCAAGGTTGGTGTAAACATCAGAAATCGTTTGAGACTAAATACACAGGAAACGAtacgaaaatgagaaatatgtCGTTGGTCCATGCGTGGGCGCGATCATTCCTATCTAACTTCACCCTCACTAAAACCGGGAGTTTTAGATGCGGACAATCTCCTGTATGTACTCAATTCCCAATCGATTCTAAAAGTAGTTGTTTTCAACCAATGGTTATTGCTGTTCTATTGTTGTCAATGATGTTGTTGGTGATGCTGATCTTGTTACTTTTTGCTCTCCTCCACGATTTTCCTATCGGTATTCCTCCCTAG
- a CDS encoding hypothetical protein (NECATOR_CHRII.G7258.T1): protein MTSQIMRGSVPLQQMAPQPILPGDQDAIIRTLNDVNQGDESKLKAVQDAWNMFDVFSVTPTFDQFLDSLMRAFMKLFSETVPQFIQENNTQTLRKAMLEMILRTSAYEPVKQMSKEIQKQMMRIIVLENEENAILAIKILVDHSKITRTHLIPEVSVMLQHFKQWIKCMCSCLVRPHTFDTIDLTHPAVQLPEETVIETYLQQCYYVQSVMLYPPSGAMDAPKYTLIPRASQSLKTFQEIPMLVIFLYQHHKAGVQAEAMEFLLCCLDFLSIQISSEQKSDEKYNKTLADEFYTAQSKMLAYLSIMGKIREFMEQILANGDRFINGVLSLLEQCPAELIVVRKDVLITLKFFFISDLRPKFIQLLPRLLSEVALIGSGYTAVDHLRGYFYQTMADFLHHVRASLSFDMLAHVAFVFCREMHDNLLPYQIQVICARMLSSVLEGLTKHAKDGEATRDLILMILESLVVKLKMIAVYHLPLLFKQHGADINYDYKSCDRDGQTASPPSVLAS from the exons ATGACATCACAAATAATGCGGGGGAGTGTCCCACTTCAACAAATGGCTCCACAGCCTATTCTGCCCGGAGATCAAGATGCCATTATTCGTACATTGAATGATGTTAATCAAGGGGACGAAAGTAAGCTGAAAGCAGTGCAG GATGCTTGGAATATGTTCGACGTGTTCAGTGTTACTCCAACTTTTGATCAATTTCTGGACAGTCTCATGCGTGCGTTTATGAAATTATTTAGTGAGACTGTCCCGCAGTTTATCCAGGAGAACAACACACAG ACGTTGCGAAAAGCAATGTTAGAGATGATCCTCAGAACGTCGGCTTATGAGCCCGTCAAACAGATGTCCAAAGAGATCCAAAAGCAAATGATGCGGATAATCGTActggaaaacgaagaaaatgctATTTTGGCTATCAAAATATTAGTTGATCATAGCAAGATTACTCGAACACATCTCATTCCGGAG GTTTCTGTTATGCTTCAACATTTTAAACAATGGATAAAGTGTATGTGTAGTTGCCTTGTTAGACCACATACATTTGACACAATAGATCTTACTCATCCTGCAGTGCAGCTTCCCGAAGAAACAGTGATTGAAACG TATCTTCAACAGTGTTACTACGTCCAGTCGGTTATGCTGTACCCACCGAGTGGCGCAATGGACGCTCCG aaatATACTCTGATTCCTCGAGCTAGCCAATCGCTGAAAACTTTTCAAGAGATTCCAATGCTGGTAATATTCTTGTACCAACATCATAAAGCAGGAGTTCAAGCagag GCTATGGAGTTCCTCCTTTGTTGCCTCGATTTTCTAAGTATACAAATATCTAGCGAACAAAAATCTGacgaaaaatacaacaaaaccCTTGCGGATGAGTTCTACACTGCTCAGTCGAAGATGCTCGCTTACTTGAGCATTATGGGAAAAATACGTGAG ttcatGGAACAAATTCTGGCAAATGGTGATAGATTTATCAACGGCGTTCTCAGCCTTCTGGAACAATGTCCCGCTGAGCTGATTGTTGTAAGGAA GGATGTACTGATCACTCttaaattcttcttcatttcggATCTTCGTCCTAAGTTCATTCAGCTTTTACCAAGGTTGTTATCTGAAGTCGCTCTAATAGGATCTGGATACACAGCAGTGGACCATCTCAG AGGTTATTTTTATCAAACTATGGCTGATTTTCTGCACCATGTACGTGCCTCTCTATCGTTTGACATGCTGGCGCA CGTTGCATTCGTTTTCTGCCGAGAAATGCATGATAATCTTTTGCCGTATCAG ATACAAGTTATCTGTGCAAGAATGTTGAGCAGTGTATTAGAAGGGTTGACTAAACATGCTAAGGATGGAGAAGCA ACTCGTGATCTGATACTGATGATTTTGGAGAGCCTTGTTGTGAAGTTGAAAATGATCGCAGTTTACCATCTTCCACTTCTATTTAAGCAGCATGGAGCAGACATCAACTACGACTACAAATCCTGTGATCGAGACGG CCAGACGGCTTCACCTCCGAGCGTTTTAGCCAGCTGA